The Amycolatopsis mongoliensis genome includes a window with the following:
- a CDS encoding D-cysteine desulfhydrase family protein, translating into MTFDFAGFPDAALAAIPRVDLGGWPTPLQEAPRLGEALGLRNLWLKRDDVHPLGAGGNKLRKLEYHLGAAKEAGADTVITFGALQTNHGRQTAAACAKLGLRCELVLTAKVPRDGEAYERGGNIPLDKLFGATVHVCADGEETGRTYDRLVAEATAEGRKVATIPVGGSNDLGALGYVRATCELAKQLEERGVERAHLVVPHASGGTAAGVVLGTALLGNLGVGIACVSHPLDEATENLRDLVDGAAKLLGVEPPSLAHTKMSDSTLGPGYGIPTDAVWHALRLFGRTEGVVLDPVYTGKVAAALVEWAGHFAPDDHVVFLHTGGMPGLYGYAPEFAAAVEG; encoded by the coding sequence ATGACGTTCGACTTCGCCGGATTCCCCGACGCCGCACTCGCCGCGATCCCCCGCGTCGACCTGGGCGGCTGGCCCACGCCGCTGCAGGAAGCGCCCCGGCTCGGCGAAGCCCTCGGTCTGCGGAACCTCTGGCTGAAGCGCGACGACGTCCACCCGCTCGGCGCCGGCGGCAACAAGCTCCGCAAGCTCGAATACCACCTCGGCGCCGCGAAGGAAGCCGGCGCGGACACCGTGATCACGTTCGGCGCGCTCCAGACCAACCACGGCCGCCAGACCGCCGCCGCCTGCGCGAAGCTCGGGCTGCGCTGCGAACTCGTCCTCACCGCGAAGGTCCCGCGCGACGGCGAAGCGTACGAACGCGGCGGCAACATCCCGCTCGACAAGCTCTTCGGCGCGACCGTCCACGTCTGCGCCGACGGCGAGGAGACCGGCCGCACCTACGACCGGCTCGTCGCCGAAGCCACCGCCGAGGGCCGGAAGGTCGCCACGATCCCGGTCGGCGGCTCCAACGACCTGGGCGCCCTCGGTTACGTCCGTGCCACCTGCGAACTCGCGAAGCAGCTCGAAGAACGCGGCGTCGAACGCGCCCACCTCGTCGTCCCGCACGCCAGCGGTGGCACCGCGGCCGGCGTGGTGCTGGGCACCGCGCTCCTCGGGAACCTCGGCGTCGGCATCGCCTGCGTCAGCCACCCGCTCGACGAGGCCACCGAGAACCTCCGCGACCTCGTCGACGGCGCGGCGAAGCTGCTCGGCGTCGAGCCGCCGTCGCTCGCGCACACGAAGATGAGCGACTCGACCCTCGGTCCCGGCTACGGCATCCCGACCGACGCGGTCTGGCACGCGCTACGGCTTTTCGGCCGCACCGAGGGAGTTGTGCTCGATCCGGTTTACACCGGCAAGGTGGCCGCCGCGCTGGTCGAATGGGCCGGTCACTTCGCCCCCGACGACCACGTGGTGTTCCTGCACACCGGCGGGATGCCCGGCCTGTACGGCTACGCGCCCGAATTCGCGGCGGCCGTCGAAGGCTGA